Proteins from a single region of Candidatus Rubrimentiphilum sp.:
- a CDS encoding zinc-binding dehydrogenase → MRAAVLLRPGVIELQDLPRPEPPPGGMVVRVRTALTDGTDFKAFRRGHPRMPMPTPFGHEFSGDVVAVDAAVTAFKPGDAVMCVHTAPDGDCYWCLRGQEELCRTIMPTMILGAYAEFIQIPERIVKKNCYPKPADLPYAIAAFLEPVSCVVHSLDLLKCRPDDTALIIGDGGFGLLHAMLLKQLGATVLLAGRREARLKIASGLGIETINSRRENVMEAIRARTQERGADVVVECTGREEVWEAAPDLARRGGTVSFFGGLPADAKALFTASRLHYDEVRLISPFHFTPDAVRRARDLLVERRIDPTPLITETVPLAEIATVFQRLKDGEGIKFAVTP, encoded by the coding sequence ATGCGGGCCGCGGTGTTGCTGCGACCCGGCGTCATCGAACTGCAAGACTTGCCGCGTCCGGAGCCGCCGCCCGGCGGCATGGTCGTCCGCGTGCGCACCGCGCTCACCGACGGCACCGATTTCAAAGCATTTCGCCGCGGCCACCCGCGGATGCCGATGCCGACACCGTTCGGCCACGAATTTTCCGGCGATGTTGTGGCGGTGGATGCGGCAGTCACGGCGTTCAAGCCGGGCGACGCCGTCATGTGCGTTCATACCGCGCCCGACGGCGACTGCTACTGGTGCCTGCGCGGCCAAGAGGAGCTCTGCCGCACGATCATGCCGACGATGATCCTCGGCGCATACGCGGAGTTCATTCAAATTCCGGAGCGCATCGTGAAGAAGAACTGCTATCCGAAGCCGGCAGACTTGCCGTACGCGATCGCGGCGTTCCTCGAGCCGGTGTCATGCGTCGTGCACTCGCTGGATTTGCTGAAATGCCGCCCGGACGACACGGCGCTGATCATCGGCGACGGCGGGTTCGGTTTGCTGCACGCGATGCTGCTGAAACAGCTCGGCGCAACGGTACTGCTCGCGGGCCGGCGCGAGGCGCGGCTGAAAATCGCGAGTGGGCTCGGCATCGAAACGATAAACTCGCGGCGCGAAAACGTCATGGAAGCGATCCGTGCGCGCACCCAAGAACGCGGTGCCGATGTGGTCGTTGAATGTACCGGCCGGGAAGAAGTCTGGGAAGCCGCGCCGGATCTCGCGCGGCGAGGCGGGACGGTCTCGTTTTTCGGCGGGCTACCCGCCGATGCGAAGGCGCTCTTTACGGCCTCGCGTCTGCACTACGACGAAGTCCGGCTAATCAGCCCCTTTCATTTTACGCCGGACGCCGTTCGTCGGGCGCGTGATCTGCTCGTCGAGAGGCGTATCGACCCGACGCCGCTCATCACTGAAACTGTTCCGCTGGCGGAAATCGCCACAGTTTTTCAGCGCTTGAAAGATGGCGAAGGCATTAAGTTCGCGGTGACGCCATGA
- a CDS encoding thioesterase family protein encodes MSRTFESRVLVQWADVDMAGIMYFAAYQRAVERAEMDFFRELGFPYNEVFEKYNIWFPRVHVVADYYKPAAMEDWLALRTTIYHVGTSSIKWKTAMHNERTGEVGAQMDVTVVCIDRDTHKSRPLPQDIRDALMACLDEVD; translated from the coding sequence ATGAGCCGCACATTCGAGAGTCGCGTGCTGGTGCAGTGGGCCGACGTTGATATGGCCGGCATCATGTACTTCGCGGCCTATCAGCGCGCAGTCGAACGCGCCGAGATGGATTTCTTTCGCGAGCTCGGCTTTCCGTACAACGAGGTCTTCGAAAAATACAATATCTGGTTTCCGCGCGTGCATGTCGTCGCCGATTATTACAAACCGGCGGCGATGGAAGATTGGCTGGCGCTGCGCACGACCATCTACCATGTCGGCACCTCGTCGATAAAATGGAAGACCGCCATGCACAACGAGCGGACGGGCGAAGTTGGGGCGCAGATGGACGTTACCGTCGTTTGCATCGATCGCGACACGCACAAGAGCCGGCCGCTGCCGCAGGATATCCGCGATGCGCTGATGGCGTGTCTGGACGAAGTCGATTGA
- a CDS encoding NDP-sugar synthase produces MRAMILAGGLSTRLYPLTKQVPKPLVPVVGVPNATHLIRYLASYGFNEIAINVHYLADMIVAALGDGSAYGVRLEYLHEKELLGSAGAVKQMEAFLSGDSFVVIGCDDLTDMRLDNVVAFHKERKALATIGLVQREEVDQYGVVVTDGSGKITGFQEKPAKGTERSKLVNTGIYVFTPEIFGHIPAGKFYDFGKDVFPALQQAGAAFYGFDARGAHWHDIGTPGEYRSATNDVLTGKLRVPGFSVDGTVWVGPHATVAKTAHIDGPSVIGDRVEVGERARIERSIVWEGARIGKDAVLRDSIVGMNYDVPSGTTLDNAIVANDA; encoded by the coding sequence ATGCGCGCGATGATCTTGGCGGGTGGCTTAAGCACGCGCCTTTATCCGCTTACCAAACAGGTGCCCAAGCCTTTGGTTCCCGTGGTTGGCGTCCCCAACGCGACGCATTTGATTCGCTACCTCGCCTCGTACGGTTTCAACGAAATCGCAATCAACGTTCACTACTTGGCCGACATGATTGTGGCGGCGCTGGGCGACGGCTCGGCGTATGGCGTGCGGCTGGAGTACCTGCACGAGAAAGAACTGCTGGGAAGTGCCGGCGCAGTGAAGCAAATGGAAGCCTTCCTAAGTGGCGACTCGTTCGTCGTCATCGGGTGTGACGACCTGACCGATATGCGTCTTGATAACGTGGTAGCTTTCCATAAGGAGCGCAAGGCGCTCGCGACCATCGGCCTAGTGCAGCGAGAAGAAGTAGACCAGTACGGCGTCGTCGTGACGGATGGTTCGGGTAAGATTACCGGCTTTCAAGAGAAACCGGCCAAAGGCACCGAGCGAAGCAAGCTCGTGAACACCGGCATCTATGTTTTTACGCCGGAGATTTTTGGGCATATTCCGGCTGGCAAATTTTATGACTTCGGCAAGGACGTCTTCCCCGCGCTGCAGCAGGCCGGCGCCGCGTTTTACGGCTTCGATGCGCGCGGCGCGCATTGGCACGACATCGGCACGCCGGGCGAGTATCGGAGCGCCACCAACGACGTGCTGACGGGGAAATTACGCGTGCCCGGATTTTCAGTCGATGGAACGGTGTGGGTCGGCCCGCACGCGACCGTTGCAAAGACCGCGCACATCGATGGTCCGAGCGTCATCGGCGATCGCGTAGAAGTCGGAGAACGCGCGCGCATCGAGCGATCGATCGTTTGGGAAGGCGCGCGGATTGGCAAAGATGCGGTTCTGCGCGATTCGATCGTCGGCATGAACTATGATGTTCCGTCCGGCACGACGCTGGACAACGCAATCGTCGCCAACGACGCCTAA
- the ribD gene encoding bifunctional diaminohydroxyphosphoribosylaminopyrimidine deaminase/5-amino-6-(5-phosphoribosylamino)uracil reductase RibD: protein MTPLDRLFLDRAYELAERGIGNTSPNPPVGAVVVRDGAVVGEGFHHRAGEAHAEVNAIKTAGESARGATLYVSLEPCNHEGRTPPCTDAISKAGLARVVAGTLDPNPKTNGTGVKQLRESNIAVEVLDEPRAGAIVEPFARAIRSHRPYVSLKLAVSIDGFIASKPGVQEWLTGEEARRFVRELRIAHDATAVGAGTIRIDNPQLTVRPPHKRLRDYVRVVVCETAPVDPASAVFKPEKGYEKTIVLAPAGARDRFAALESVADVLYAGEADEAQLNLAGALRALRERGITSLLCEGGPTMAGHLLTNGLVDRFYWIVAPRFLRSLTAVPAFTSTVTANLRLQFDRAEMLGADALLSGTIHHSV, encoded by the coding sequence GTGACGCCGCTCGATCGCCTCTTTCTGGATCGCGCATACGAACTCGCCGAACGCGGAATCGGAAACACTTCGCCGAATCCGCCGGTCGGTGCAGTCGTCGTGCGCGACGGCGCCGTTGTAGGCGAAGGCTTCCACCACCGCGCGGGCGAGGCGCACGCCGAAGTCAACGCCATAAAGACCGCCGGAGAATCCGCACGCGGTGCGACGCTGTATGTTTCGCTGGAACCGTGCAATCATGAAGGCCGCACGCCGCCGTGTACTGACGCAATTTCGAAGGCGGGACTCGCGCGGGTTGTAGCCGGGACGCTCGATCCCAACCCGAAGACGAACGGCACCGGCGTAAAGCAGCTGCGCGAAAGCAATATTGCCGTTGAAGTACTCGACGAACCGCGCGCCGGAGCGATCGTCGAGCCGTTCGCGCGCGCCATTCGCTCGCACCGCCCGTACGTTTCGCTGAAACTCGCCGTCTCGATCGACGGCTTCATCGCCTCGAAGCCGGGCGTGCAGGAATGGTTAACCGGTGAGGAAGCGCGTCGGTTCGTTCGCGAGTTGCGCATTGCGCACGACGCAACGGCAGTCGGCGCCGGAACGATCCGCATTGACAATCCGCAGCTCACCGTTCGGCCTCCGCATAAACGGTTGCGCGACTACGTGCGCGTCGTTGTTTGCGAGACCGCCCCGGTCGATCCGGCGAGCGCTGTCTTTAAGCCCGAAAAAGGTTACGAAAAGACCATCGTGCTGGCGCCCGCCGGGGCGCGTGACCGATTTGCGGCGCTTGAAAGCGTTGCCGATGTTCTGTACGCCGGCGAAGCGGACGAGGCGCAATTGAACCTGGCCGGAGCGCTGCGCGCGCTGCGCGAGCGCGGAATAACGAGCCTCTTGTGCGAAGGAGGCCCGACCATGGCCGGACACCTGCTTACGAACGGGCTCGTTGATCGTTTCTACTGGATCGTTGCGCCGCGATTTTTGCGCAGCCTAACCGCCGTGCCCGCCTTCACGAGCACGGTCACCGCGAACCTTCGCCTGCAATTCGACCGCGCCGAAATGCTCGGCGCCGATGCGCTGCTCTCCGGCACGATTCACCACAGTGTTTAG
- a CDS encoding alpha/beta hydrolase, with translation MTNGSGLHEMLCAFRQTHTVRTDVIAGHTWDAIECGSGESTVVLLPGGGTSAESEFPLIAALEPHARVLSVGCPSTVRTVREAIDGLKALLDRYGVQTCFLLGHSLGGILAQCFALTFPERVDGLILANVANYSRWRGKLIKAIVSSARYLPRKAVVGLLSARINSLLKGHADREFWLAYFTEGELARVGSEGIVNRGACVDDAIEHWSSAAKPMKPWDGPILILESDNETGFTSAERKAFRDHYAHAKVHTLYGAGHLSNLTRMEEFNAAVLDFIRRRGGQKAHSA, from the coding sequence ATGACGAACGGGTCGGGCTTACATGAAATGCTGTGTGCGTTTCGCCAAACGCACACAGTACGTACGGATGTGATTGCCGGGCATACGTGGGACGCCATTGAATGCGGGTCCGGCGAATCCACGGTCGTGCTGCTGCCGGGCGGCGGCACCAGCGCTGAATCTGAATTCCCATTGATTGCGGCGCTTGAGCCGCACGCTCGCGTGTTGTCAGTTGGCTGCCCGTCGACCGTGAGAACCGTCCGAGAGGCAATTGACGGACTAAAAGCGCTGCTCGATCGCTACGGCGTGCAGACCTGCTTTCTGCTCGGGCATTCCCTCGGAGGCATTCTTGCGCAGTGCTTCGCGCTGACGTTTCCGGAGCGCGTCGACGGCTTGATACTCGCTAATGTCGCCAACTATTCGCGTTGGCGAGGAAAACTGATTAAAGCGATTGTCAGCTCGGCGCGGTATTTGCCGAGAAAAGCCGTTGTCGGGCTATTGAGTGCGCGAATCAACAGTTTGCTGAAGGGCCACGCCGATCGTGAGTTTTGGCTCGCATACTTCACCGAAGGCGAGCTCGCTCGGGTGGGTTCGGAGGGCATCGTGAATCGCGGTGCGTGCGTTGATGATGCCATCGAGCATTGGTCGTCCGCGGCCAAACCAATGAAACCTTGGGACGGACCTATCCTCATCCTGGAATCGGATAACGAGACGGGCTTTACATCGGCAGAACGCAAAGCGTTTCGTGACCACTATGCGCACGCAAAGGTCCACACGCTCTATGGAGCCGGTCACCTCAGCAATCTGACGCGAATGGAAGAATTCAACGCAGCCGTGCTTGATTTTATCAGGCGCAGGGGTGGGCAAAAAGCGCACAGCGCGTGA
- a CDS encoding riboflavin synthase, producing the protein MFSGIISFHGTVENVEPVSKDGIRLRIRCESASDEDVEPKDSVAINGVCLTVTAIDHDVIDFDVVPETLARSALRDAKKGDTVNVEYALRVGDRIGGHFVYGHVDAAAEVISRIVEGQGERMRIALPPALRQYVREKGFIAVDGVSVTIAATGDAWFEVALIPETMRRTTLGRRAAGDRVNLEIDPLARYVVGPEPGEG; encoded by the coding sequence GTGTTTAGCGGAATTATTTCGTTTCACGGCACGGTCGAAAATGTCGAACCCGTAAGTAAGGACGGCATACGGCTACGCATTCGATGCGAAAGCGCGTCCGACGAAGACGTCGAGCCGAAGGATTCGGTGGCCATCAACGGCGTCTGTCTTACGGTGACGGCAATCGATCACGACGTGATCGATTTTGACGTCGTCCCCGAAACCTTGGCGCGTTCTGCATTACGCGATGCAAAAAAGGGCGACACAGTGAACGTCGAGTACGCCTTGCGCGTCGGCGATCGCATCGGCGGCCACTTTGTCTACGGACACGTCGACGCCGCCGCCGAAGTGATCTCGCGAATAGTTGAAGGTCAAGGCGAGCGCATGCGCATCGCGCTGCCGCCGGCGCTGCGACAGTACGTTCGCGAAAAAGGCTTCATCGCCGTTGATGGGGTGAGCGTTACAATAGCCGCCACCGGCGATGCGTGGTTCGAAGTTGCGCTGATTCCGGAAACAATGCGCCGCACAACGCTCGGGCGCCGGGCTGCCGGAGACCGCGTCAACCTCGAGATAGATCCGCTCGCCCGCTACGTCGTGGGTCCTGAGCCGGGCGAAGGATGA
- a CDS encoding alcohol dehydrogenase catalytic domain-containing protein, which yields MKRSEKMRAAVLYDVDDIRIETRDVPKIGEGEILVQTRAAGICTGDIMGWYIRRKAPLVLGHEPAGVVVESQTEEFAPGDPVFVHHHAPCFECRACERGDYVQCATWRASKIDPGGLAEYFRVPRENVRDTLKLPQNMPFADGSLVEPLACVMKSLRRSGVQQGDTLYVIGLGVMGLMHALAAQSQGVQVAGSDFLEARRAFASSLGIRAVSPEQGFTGADVVICGPGSPEALRNAFAAAAPGGTVVMFTPLEPSIPFTFDPNDLYFRDVRFVPSYSCGPNDTRAALELIESGVVTAQRLGATYYPLEEAPAAYAALQRAEILKPIVTFEPSLFS from the coding sequence ATGAAACGCAGCGAGAAGATGCGCGCCGCAGTCTTGTACGACGTCGACGATATCCGCATCGAGACGCGCGACGTTCCCAAAATCGGCGAAGGAGAGATTCTCGTGCAGACGCGGGCCGCCGGCATTTGTACCGGCGATATCATGGGTTGGTACATCCGCCGCAAAGCGCCGCTCGTGCTCGGACACGAACCCGCCGGGGTTGTGGTCGAGTCGCAAACCGAGGAGTTCGCGCCCGGCGATCCCGTTTTCGTGCATCACCATGCGCCGTGCTTCGAATGTCGCGCGTGCGAACGCGGCGACTACGTGCAGTGCGCGACGTGGCGCGCGAGTAAGATCGATCCCGGCGGCTTGGCCGAATATTTTCGCGTGCCGCGCGAAAACGTGCGTGACACCCTAAAACTTCCGCAAAACATGCCATTCGCGGATGGCTCGCTGGTCGAACCGTTAGCCTGTGTAATGAAATCGTTGCGGCGCAGCGGCGTGCAGCAGGGTGATACGCTTTATGTCATCGGCTTGGGCGTTATGGGCTTGATGCATGCGCTGGCGGCGCAATCGCAGGGCGTGCAAGTCGCCGGTAGCGATTTTCTCGAAGCGCGGCGGGCTTTTGCTTCCTCGCTCGGTATACGCGCGGTGAGTCCGGAGCAGGGATTTACGGGCGCCGATGTCGTGATCTGCGGACCGGGTTCGCCCGAGGCGCTGCGCAACGCGTTTGCAGCTGCGGCTCCCGGCGGGACGGTGGTGATGTTCACGCCGCTCGAACCGAGCATTCCCTTTACATTCGACCCGAACGATCTCTATTTCAGGGACGTGCGTTTCGTGCCGAGCTACTCGTGCGGTCCAAACGACACGCGCGCGGCGCTCGAGCTTATCGAGAGTGGAGTCGTAACCGCACAGCGTTTGGGCGCGACATATTACCCATTGGAAGAAGCGCCGGCTGCATACGCCGCGCTCCAACGGGCCGAGATCCTCAAACCGATCGTTACGTTCGAACCGTCGCTGTTTTCGTAG
- a CDS encoding WecB/TagA/CpsF family glycosyltransferase, with protein sequence MQILGCKLDPIDADEATDAILRFAREGTGAQIVTLGTEMVVYAQRDSRYREVINRSALSLCDTVGLLAVARARGAKLRERVTGVELIEHLCARAARENVPVYLLGGSPGIADGAAQVLRSRYPGLQIAGTHDGYFSDAESPAIAAAIRASGARLLFAGMGFPRQEFWLADHLTQTGCGAGIGVGGSLDVISGNVQRAPDRWRKAHAEWLYRLVTQPHRWRRQLALPYFVLLVAREDLRTRFARGKT encoded by the coding sequence TTGCAAATTCTAGGTTGTAAGCTCGATCCGATCGACGCCGATGAAGCGACGGATGCGATTCTGCGCTTCGCAAGAGAAGGCACGGGCGCGCAGATCGTTACGCTCGGGACGGAGATGGTGGTTTATGCGCAGCGCGATTCGCGTTATCGCGAAGTCATAAACCGCAGCGCCCTCTCGCTGTGCGATACGGTAGGACTACTCGCAGTCGCCCGTGCGCGAGGCGCGAAACTGCGCGAGCGCGTTACCGGCGTAGAATTGATCGAGCACCTCTGCGCACGCGCAGCAAGAGAAAACGTTCCGGTGTACCTACTCGGTGGTTCGCCCGGAATTGCCGATGGCGCCGCGCAGGTGCTTCGCTCTCGCTATCCGGGCTTGCAAATCGCCGGAACGCACGACGGCTATTTTTCGGACGCCGAATCGCCCGCAATCGCCGCAGCTATCCGCGCGAGCGGTGCACGCCTGCTCTTCGCTGGAATGGGTTTTCCGCGACAAGAGTTTTGGCTGGCCGACCATTTGACGCAAACCGGCTGCGGAGCCGGGATCGGAGTCGGAGGCTCGCTCGATGTGATCAGCGGGAACGTACAACGCGCCCCCGACCGTTGGCGCAAGGCGCACGCCGAGTGGCTCTACCGCTTGGTAACGCAGCCGCATCGCTGGCGCCGCCAACTCGCGCTTCCGTATTTTGTGCTGCTCGTCGCACGCGAGGATCTACGCACGCGCTTCGCGCGGGGAAAGACGTAA